In Devosia sp. 1566, a single genomic region encodes these proteins:
- the rarD gene encoding EamA family transporter RarD — protein sequence MSAPTSPATSPSTTRPQSGDARTGVLAAIGTFLCWGFLPLLFRQLDAVGSVMIVAERTLWSLLLLGVILLVTRKFGEVRALFADRRKAIIMLVSAVLLGGNWLLYIWAVETGQVIEASFGYFINPLVNVAMGMVLLGERQNRLQTIAIAIAAFAILLQAIGMGSFPFIALGLALTFGFYGYFRKTVMAGPVSGLFGETVLLAPAALAYVVFNIATYGWGAHADPGTMVLLMLTGPATAVPLLLFAYGVQRLRLTTIGMLQYISPSLQFMVAVFVFHEELNGVRLLSFGLIWLSLAVFSYDSFRNRRLPAEPIPAG from the coding sequence CACGTTCCTGTGCTGGGGTTTCCTGCCGCTCCTGTTCCGGCAGCTCGATGCGGTGGGATCGGTGATGATCGTGGCCGAGCGCACGCTGTGGTCGTTGCTGCTCCTGGGCGTTATCCTGCTCGTCACGCGCAAGTTCGGCGAAGTTCGCGCTCTCTTTGCCGATCGGCGCAAGGCCATCATCATGCTGGTGTCCGCGGTGCTGCTGGGCGGCAACTGGCTGCTTTATATCTGGGCGGTGGAAACCGGTCAGGTAATCGAGGCCAGCTTTGGCTATTTCATCAACCCACTGGTCAATGTCGCCATGGGCATGGTGCTGTTGGGGGAACGGCAGAACCGGCTGCAAACCATTGCCATCGCCATCGCGGCCTTCGCCATCCTGCTCCAGGCCATCGGCATGGGCAGCTTTCCCTTCATCGCGCTCGGCCTGGCGCTGACCTTCGGTTTTTACGGCTACTTCCGCAAAACGGTGATGGCCGGCCCGGTGTCGGGCCTGTTCGGGGAAACGGTGCTGCTGGCTCCGGCGGCCCTGGCTTATGTCGTCTTCAACATCGCGACCTATGGCTGGGGCGCCCATGCTGATCCGGGCACGATGGTGCTGCTCATGCTGACCGGCCCCGCCACGGCGGTGCCGCTGCTGCTGTTCGCCTATGGCGTGCAGCGGCTGCGCCTGACCACGATCGGCATGCTGCAATATATTTCGCCGTCCCTGCAGTTCATGGTCGCCGTCTTCGTGTTCCACGAGGAGCTCAACGGTGTGCGGCTCCTCAGCTTTGGGCTGATTTGGCTGTCCCTTGCCGTGTTCAGCTATGACAGCTTCCGCAATCGCCGGCTGCCCGCGGAGCCCATCCCGGCGGGCTAG